TCTTTTATGTTTATGAGTTTCATGATTATGGCTGTTTCCATTGCACTGCTGTCCATACCCGTGAAGGCCTCTGCAGCCGACCTGCAGGTCAAGTGGTTCGGTTATTCACAGATTACGGTTGAAGGTGGTGACGGTGTAAAGAAGGACGAGAGTGATCCGAGGATAGGCGCCGACAGGGTTCGTATCGGCTACAATGCAAAGCTGGGCAATGTCTTCAGCAAGCTGCAGATTGATTTTAACAAGGCTGGTCTTAAGACTGAAGAAACTACTACAATCGCAGATCCTGACAATCCTAGTAATACACTTGACTTTACACCTGCTCTTCTTACCTCAGCCAGCAATACGAACATCCTGCCGAATATCATCAAGGATGCGGAGGTTGGTTACAAGTTCAATAATTCCGCATCTGTCAAGGTCGGAATGTTCAAAACCCCTGTGGGTATGGACTTCAATGTATCGGGTAAGAAGCTGGATATCACAAAGCGCGGTATGGAGAAGGCCCTTGTGCTTGAGCGTTCCCTTGGCATTATGGCGAGTGGCCGTAATATTGCCGGTGGATTCGGTTATGACATAGGCTACTTCAATCCGACAACCCGCAGTGCGGCAGTGAGCGGTGGTACACCCGGTGATGACAAGGCATATGCCGTGCGTGGTATGTACGATATGGGCAAGATGCTCCATGTTGAAGCATCCTACGGTAAGAGTGAGAAGGCAAATGGTAACTACTATACAGGAGAGGATTACACTGTCCTGGATGTTGGTGCCTCCTACAAGATGCAGGGAGCCACGATTAAGGCCGAATACATCGACGGCAAGAATGTAAAGGGTGTGGATGGAAAAGACCAGGCCGTATGGTATCTGCATGCAGGTTACCAGTTCACCCCAATGTATGAGACAGTGGTCAGGTATTATCAGGGAAATGACGATCTCAGTGATACCAGTCTCAGCAATACCTTCATTGGCCTGAATGTCTACCTGAATCCGGCAAAGAAGTATAACTCACGTATTCAGTTG
This genomic interval from Nitrospirota bacterium contains the following:
- a CDS encoding porin, whose protein sequence is MKKSFMFMSFMIMAVSIALLSIPVKASAADLQVKWFGYSQITVEGGDGVKKDESDPRIGADRVRIGYNAKLGNVFSKLQIDFNKAGLKTEETTTIADPDNPSNTLDFTPALLTSASNTNILPNIIKDAEVGYKFNNSASVKVGMFKTPVGMDFNVSGKKLDITKRGMEKALVLERSLGIMASGRNIAGGFGYDIGYFNPTTRSAAVSGGTPGDDKAYAVRGMYDMGKMLHVEASYGKSEKANGNYYTGEDYTVLDVGASYKMQGATIKAEYIDGKNVKGVDGKDQAVWYLHAGYQFTPMYETVVRYYQGNDDLSDTSLSNTFIGLNVYLNPAKKYNSRIQLNYVLASGDTDTWAGLGGYKDDAILAQYQVAF